The following DNA comes from Allobranchiibius huperziae.
CGAACTTCGACGCCCCCGCGAAACCGGACGTCGTGGGCAGGTCGGAGTTGACCGCCCATCCCCCCGCGAACCAGCGGAACTGCTCGTGCGCAGCCTTCATCGCCTCCTCCTTGCTCGAGGGGTGCCATGAGATCGGGATCTGCCCGATGGCCCTGGCACCGCTGCCGATCGCCGCCACATCCTCCAGCCCGTTCCAGGCCTTCACCAGCTCGGCATCGGGCTCCGTCGCGATGAGGTGGTCCGCGAGCGGGGCGAACCGCGCGATCGCCTTGGGGCCGCCCGCGGCGACGGCGATCGGGACGCCGCCGTCGGGAGCGTCCCAGATGCGTGCGGAGTCGACCCGGAAGTACTCGCCGTCGTAGGTCACCAGGTCGCCCCCGTGCAGCTCGCGGATGATCTCGACGGCCTCGGACAGCATGTCCTGGCGCTGGTCGATCGGGGGCCAGCCCTCGCCGGTGACGTGCTCGTTCAGGTTCTCCCCCGAACCGAGCCCGAGGGTGAATCGCCCGTCGGCCAGGATCTGCAGCGTCGCGGCCTTCTGCGCGACCACGGCCGGGTGGTAACGCTGGATCGGGCAGGTCACGTACGTCATCAACTCGACGCGGCTCGTAGCGTGCGCGACCGCGCCGAGCACCGTCCAGGCGTACGGCGCGTGCCCCTGCGCCGCCAGCCAGGGCGAGTAGTGGTCGCTGCTGACCTCGAAATCGAAACCGGCGTCCTCGGCCGCCTGCGCGTAGCGCACCAGCTCCTTGGGTCCGCTCTGCTCGGTCATGAGGGTGTATCCGAAGTGGGTCGTCATGCGCTCACCCTCGCATCCGGCGCGGTGCCCGCGCAGCCCCCGGCCGAGGCGTCGCACATGGGCTGCGCCGACGTTCGTAGAGTGAGGAGACCACGGCCCCGGCCGCCACCGCTCTCACAGCAAGGACAGCCATGGTCCACGTCATCCGCACCTTCGAGGTGCAGGTCAATCCGTCCGTCGCGATCGAGTACCTCAAGGACTTCGCGCACGCCGAGCAGTGGGACCCCGGCACCGTCTCGTGCACCCGCATCGGGGTCGACACCGATCCGGTGCAGGTCGGCTCCCGCTGGCACAACGTGTCCAAGCTGATCGCCATCAAGACCGAGCTGGAGTACGAGCTCGTGCAGATCGAGCCGCAGCGGGTGGTCTTCGTGGGCACGAACAAGACCGCCACCTCGCGCGACGACATCAGGGTCGAGCCGTCCACGACGGGCGCCAAGGTCACCTACGAGGCGACGGTCACCTTCAACGGGCTCGCGAAGCTCAGCGAGCCGGTGATGAATCTGATCTTCCTGAAGCTGGCCAAGGACACCGTGCGCGACCTGACCAAGACCCTCGAGACCCTCTGATCGACCCGATCGTCAGCGGTTCTGTGGCGACCTCGCCACGGATCCGCTGACGATCAGGGAGCAGGGGGCGACCAGCGCTGCGCGACGGGCCTCCAGCGGGCGATCCCGGCCAGCAGGGCGTCCGGGTCATCGACTTGGATCAACTGCTCCGCGACCTCGGCCCGCAGGAATCCGGCGTCGACCATCGAGGTGACGAGGGTGCGCATCGGCGCCCAGAAGTCCTCCACGTCGTACAAGGCGACGGGCTTGGCGTGGATGCCGAGCTGCAGCCAGGTCCACACCTCGAAGAACTCCTCCATGGTGCCGATCCCACCGGGGAGTGCGACGAACGCGTCGGCCAGCTGCGCCATCCGGGCCTTGCGCTCGTGCATGGTCTCGACGACCTCGAGGTGGCTGAGCGCGCCGTGCGCGACCTCGGCGTCCGCCAGGGACCGTGGGATGACGCCGATGACGTCGCCGCCCGCCTGCAGCGCGGCGTCCGCGACGACGCCCATCAGCCCGACGTGACCGCCGCCGTAGACGATGCCCACCCGCCGCTGCGCCAGGTGGGTCGCGAGTACGGCCGCGGCATCGGCGTACGCCGGATCGTTGCCGGGTGAGGAACCGATGAAGATCGCGACGCGCATCCCGCCACGCTAACCCGCTCCGTCGAGGGGTGCGGATCTCCTCGAGGGGTGGGCTCATACGTCCACCTCTCGACGACGTCCCTACCCCTCGACGGGGAAAGGGATGCCGGTCAGCTCTTCGCTCACCGACCACAACCGTGCGGCAAGACTCTCGTCGCGCGCGAATCGACTCTGCTTCGCCTCGCCCACGGGGCCGCGCACCTCACCTGGCCCCTTCGGTCCGGTGTAGGTCCCCGGTGCGGCATCGGTGGCGGCGTAGAGCACCGGCCGCGCCCCACCCGCCCCACCGGGAAGCACCACCCGCATGAGGATCGGGAGCACATGGCGCACGACGGGGTTGTGGCCCAAGCCGTCCGGATCGGCGACCAGGCCCGTCGAGGCGACACCGGGGTGCGCCGCGGTCGAGGTGAGAGCCAGACCGGCCCGGTCGGCGCG
Coding sequences within:
- a CDS encoding TIGR03557 family F420-dependent LLM class oxidoreductase, which codes for MTTHFGYTLMTEQSGPKELVRYAQAAEDAGFDFEVSSDHYSPWLAAQGHAPYAWTVLGAVAHATSRVELMTYVTCPIQRYHPAVVAQKAATLQILADGRFTLGLGSGENLNEHVTGEGWPPIDQRQDMLSEAVEIIRELHGGDLVTYDGEYFRVDSARIWDAPDGGVPIAVAAGGPKAIARFAPLADHLIATEPDAELVKAWNGLEDVAAIGSGARAIGQIPISWHPSSKEEAMKAAHEQFRWFAGGWAVNSDLPTTSGFAGASKFVRPEDVADTIPCGPDLDELVEKVAPFWEAGFTDVAVVQVGDELQQRFLDEAAGPLLEKLRAAAG
- a CDS encoding SRPBCC family protein translates to MVHVIRTFEVQVNPSVAIEYLKDFAHAEQWDPGTVSCTRIGVDTDPVQVGSRWHNVSKLIAIKTELEYELVQIEPQRVVFVGTNKTATSRDDIRVEPSTTGAKVTYEATVTFNGLAKLSEPVMNLIFLKLAKDTVRDLTKTLETL
- a CDS encoding TIGR00730 family Rossman fold protein, whose amino-acid sequence is MRVAIFIGSSPGNDPAYADAAAVLATHLAQRRVGIVYGGGHVGLMGVVADAALQAGGDVIGVIPRSLADAEVAHGALSHLEVVETMHERKARMAQLADAFVALPGGIGTMEEFFEVWTWLQLGIHAKPVALYDVEDFWAPMRTLVTSMVDAGFLRAEVAEQLIQVDDPDALLAGIARWRPVAQRWSPPAP